The DNA region ACCTCTTGCAGCGCGCCGGCGAGCTCGGCGGCCTCATCGGCGTTGAGTTCGACAACCAATCGGCCACCCCCTTCGAGCGGGACTCGCATGACGATTCCCCGACCCTCCTTGGTGACCTCCATCGGGCCGTCACCCGTCCGCGGCTTCATGGCAGCCATGTGCGCATCCTCATCTGTCGTCTTCCAGAACTATCGACACCGATTATTCCGTACTCGACCAACTTTCGCCTATGCGGGTCACGAGATCAGACACCAGGCTCCTATAGTCCACACATGCCTGGGGATTCTGTGCTGGTCGAACGTCTCGGCGGGGTCGGACTGGTCCGGCTGAATCGCCCGGACGCTCTGAACGCTCTGGACCTGGCGACCAAGCAGTTGTTGCTGACCTCGTTGCAGGATCTCGCCGCGGATCGCGGCATCCGCTGCGTGGTGCTCACTGGGTCGGGGCGAGCGTTCTGTGTCGGCCAGGACCTTCGGGAGCACGCCGTCGACCTCGAGCAGGCCGGCGCCGACGAAGTGTTGAGCACCGTTGCCGAGCACTACAACCCGATCGCGACCCTGCTGCACACGATGGACAAGCCGGTGATCGCCGCGGTCAACGGGATCGCCGCCGGGGCTGGTGCCTCGCTGGCATTCCTGGCCGACTATCGGATCGTGGCAGAGAGTGCCGGCTTCAACCTGGCGTTCGCGCAGATCGGGTTGAGCTGTGACACCGGTTGCTCCTGGACACTCCCCCGCCTGGTCGGTCCCACGGTCGCCTTCCGGCTGCTCTATCTGGGTGGCACGATCTCGGCCGAGGAGTCGCTGCGACTCGGCATTGCCTCGGAGGTCGTGCCCGACACCGAGTTCGACGATCGAGCAACCGAACTCGCCGCACGCCTTGCGGCAGGTCCGACGCAAGCGTACGCAGCGATCCGGCAGGCACTGGCGTACGCGGCGAGCAACACGCTGACGGATGCGCTGGCTCGCGAGGCTGAGCTGATGCAGCGTACCGGGGCTACCCCGGATCATCGCCGCGCAGTGGATGCCTTCTTGGCGAAGCAGCCGCCCACCTTCACCGGTCAGCGCAGCTGAGCCTGCCTAAGGCACGCAAGCTGCTCAGGAAGCCGGCTCGCATCACCGGCGTCAGCAGACCGGCCAGCCGGGTGACCACCCGCCCGCCGACCACGTCGACGATCTCAGTGCACCGCACCTCAGTCCCGTGAGCCGCCGGCACCAGCTCGAAGGCACCAGGTCCGGTGAAGTACGGACCGAGGTGCAGCACCTCCAACAGGCCCGGCTCGGCCGCGGTCGGCGGACGCCAGGCCGTGACGATGAAGCGATCGAGCAGGCCCGCGGGAAACCTGCCGAGCCACCAACCGGAGAGCGCGTCGCAGCGGACACCCAGACCCGAGGTCCGCTCGCCTACCACCCGCACGGTGGTGACCGGGATCCAACGCCGCTGCCCGATCCAGTCGACCAGCACGTCCCAGACCGCCGCCGGAGGTGCCGGAATCCCATGGCTGACGCGCAGCTCGAGACTCACCTGAGGTATTCGACCTTGGGTTCGCCGCCTGGTTCCGTTCCCGGTGGCACCTGGTGCGTCGACCCATCGCCGGCCGGCCCTTCGTCACCGGATGCTTTGTCCGACTGGTACTCGATCCCGTGCTCGACCAGCAGAGCCTCGAGGTCGGCGATCCGCCGGTCCCGTTCGGCGACCTCGCCGCTGAGCCGATCCAGCACGTCGTCCACCTGGCTCATCGCATAACCGCGCACCGCAACCCCGAATCGAAGTCGTCGCAGATCCTCCCCGGTCAAGTCGCGATCAATGGGCAGATCCTGACGGAAGACGTCCCGCGTCGGCTCTGCCGGCATCGATCCCAGCCCTCCTGCCGCCACGATGGCGGCGACCCCGAGCGCAGCCACGACGACCACGGCGATGAACCATTCCACGCCTCGATCCTGCCACGCCAACCCGTACCGTCGTGGCCTGCCGAGCTCGCCGACCTCCCCAGCCCGTCTTCTGTTCCGTGGTCCCCCTCCTGGGGGGACCACGGAACAAGACCGTGCGGCCGGCGTGGACTCAGCGAGGGTCGCGGGAGGCGCGCATGATGGCGACGGCCTCGTCGACATCGTCGGTGACCTGCATCAGTTGGGCATCGGGCTCGGAGATGCATCCGTAGTCGAGCACCGAGTCGCGGATCCAGTCCACCAGTCCCTGCCAGTAGTGGCTGCCGAACAGCACCACCGGGAACGAGGTCACCTTGCGGGTCTGGACCAGCGTGAGCGCCTCGAAAAGCTCGTCGAAGGTGCCGAAGCCGCCGGGCAGCACCACGAAGCCCTGCGCGTACTTCACGAACATCGTCTTCCTGGCGAAGAAGTAGCGGAAGTTGATGCCGAGGTTGACGTAGTCGTTGAGGCCCTGTTCGAACGGCAGCTCGATGCCGAGCCCGACCGATCGCCCGCCCGCCTCGGCAGCCCCTTTGTTGGCCGCTTCCATGATCCCCGGGCCGCCACCGGTGATCACCGTGAAACCCGACTGCGCCAACTGCCGCCCCAACTCGACCGCGGCGGCGTAGCTCCAGTGGTCGGGAGCCGTCCGCGCCGAACCGAACACACTGATCGCCGGTCCGAGCTCGGCCAGGGTGCCGAATCCCTCGACGAACTCGGTCTGGATCCGCATCACCCGCCACGGATCGGTGTGCACCCAATCCGTCGGTCCACGGGAGTCGAGCAACCGCTGGTCGGTCGTGGTCCCTGGCACCTGGTCGTCGGTACGTAGCACTGGTCCCTGGAAGGACCGAACCCGCCGCTTCCCCCGGGTGATGGGGATCTCCTCACTCACCCGGCTGACCCTAGTACCCGCTCACCCCGCACCCTCACAGCTGCTCGATCTTGTCGGTTCTGCTCGATCTGCAGGTAGTGCAGATCCAACAAGATCGAGCAGATCCCAGAGTGAGCCGGGCAACTAGCCCAGCCAGGCGAGCAGCGCGTCCCGGCAGCGGTAGACCTCCGCCGCCGGGCAGAACTCGTCGTCGGCGTGGGCCTTGCTCGGGTTTCCCGGACCGAAGTTGACCGCCGGGATGCCCATCTCGGCGAAGCGGGCCACGTCGGTCCAGCCGAACTTCGCGCTGGCCTCGGCCCCGACAGCAGCCAAGAACTCCGCCGCGGCGGGCTGGTCGAGCCCCGGCCGAGCGCCGATCGCGACGTCGGTCACCGTCAACTCGAAACCGGGCAGCACATCACGGACGTACGCCTCGGCTTCGGCAGCGGACTTGTCCGGCGCGAACCGATAGTTGATCTCCACCCGGCAGCGATCCGGGATGACGTTGCCCGCGATGCCGCCGCTGATCGAGACCGCGTTCAGACCCTCGCGATAGGTCAGGCCGTCGACCTCGACCTGAGCCGGCACGTGATCGGCAAGCAGGTGTAGCAAGGCACCCGCGTCGTGGATCGCGTTGTGACCCATCCAGGCTCGAGCCGAGTGCGCTGCTCGGCCGGTCAGTTCGCAGGCCAGCCGCATCGTGCCCTGGCAGCCACCCTCGATCTGGGCACTGGTCGGCTCGCACAGCACAGCGAAATCGCCGGTCAGCAACTCAGGGCGCTCCCGGCCGATCCGGCCCAGTCCGTTGAGCTCCGCCTCGACCTCCTCGTTGTCGTAGAAGATCCAGGTGAGGTCGCGTTGCGGTGCAGTCAGGGCAGCCGCACACACCAGTTGAACGGCGACGCCACCCTTCATGTCGCAGGCCCCGCGGCCCCAGATCTCCAAGTCAGCGCCCGCACCCTCTCGCCAGTGCGGCACATTCGACGCGATCGGCACCGTGTCGAGGTGGCCGGCAATCACCACCCGACCGGCCCGACCCAGGTGGGTGCGGGCGATCACCACGTTCCCGTCGCGGATGACCTCCAGATGGCCGTACGCGCGGAGGGCCTGGTCGACCGTGTCCGCGATCCGCCGCTCGGTGCCGCTGACCGACTCGATGTCGATCAAGGTCGCCAGCAGCTCGACCGGATCGGAGGTGAGATCGAGCACCGGGGTTTCCAGCAACGGTTCAGGCATGATCCGCACCTTACCGACGCCGGTATCCTCGGCGCATGAGTGCGCCTGCCCCCACCGTGAACCCGGCCGACTCGACGCCCACCGAAACGCGGTCTGCCGCCGGTTGGGGTGTGGTGACCGTGCACGCCTCCGGCGCATTGGACGCCTGGTTCCCCGAGCCCCGGCTGGGCTCCGATCCAGGTGAGCTGCCGGTCGGCATCGATCAGCTGATCGGGTCTGATCCGCTTCGCGAGGTCCGGACCGAGCTGACCTCGATCACGATCGACCTCGACGCGCCCCCGGCCGACACCGTGGACGCCTACCTGCGGCTGCATCTGCTCAGCCACCGGCTCGTCCAGCCCCGCTCGATCAATCTGGACGGCGTCTTCGGGGCGCTGCCGAACGTGGTCTGGACCTCCGCAGGTCCCTGCGCGGTCGCCGGATTCGAAAGCGTACGACTGGGGCTACGCGCCAAGCACGGTCAGGTCACCGTCTACGGCGTCGACAAATTCCCGCGGATGGTCGACTACGTGCTGCCGAGCGGTGTACGGATCGCCGACGCCGACCGAGTGCGACTGGGCGCTCATCTGGCGGCCGGCACCACCGTGATGCATGAGGGCTTCGTCAACTTCAACGCCGGCACCCTGGGCACCTCGATGGTGGAGGGCCGGATTTCCGCCGGAGTGATCGTGGGTGCGGATTCCGACATCGGCGGCGGCGCCTCGATCATGGGCACCCTGTCCGGTGGCGGCAAGCAGCAGATCTCGGTCGGCGAGCGCTGCCTGCTGGGGGCCAACGCGGGCATCGGTATCTCCCTCGGTGACGACTGCATCGTCGAGGCCGGGCTCTATGTCACGGCCGCGACAAAGGTCAGCCTGCCGGGCGGTCAGGTGGTCAAGGCCGCCGAGTTGTCCGGGCAGAGCGGACTGCTCTACATCCGCAACTCGGTGAGTGGCGCCATCGAGGTACGTCGACGGGCCGGCCAGGCCGTCGAGCTGAACGCCGTGCTGCACGCCAACTGAGGCGGGGCAGCCAGTCACCGTGCCTTCTCGCAACGCCCGCTTCGGCGGCTGCGTCATCGTCGGCGTCCTGCTGCTCGCCGCAGTAGTCGCCCTCGCGGTCGGCGGATTCTCCTGGATCGCCGGGAAGTGGCAGCCCGCACCGGTGCCCGGCAAGCAGCGCTGCGTGGCGACCGCCGGGGCCAACTCGACGGCCGTCAGCCTGGAGCAGGCGCACTACGCGTCGATCATCGCCGGATTGTCGGTGAAGCGCGGACTGCCACCGCGGGCGGCGTCGATCGCGCTCGCCACCGCCTACCAGGAGTCCGGAATCCGCAATCTCGACTATGGTGACCGAGACTCCGTCGGGCTGTTCCAGCAGCGCCCGTCGCAAGGCTGGGGCACCGAGAAGCAGCTGATGGATCCGCACTATGCCGCAGGCAAGTTCTACAACGCCTTGGTGAAGGTCTCGAACTGGCAGACCCGCGATATCACCGAGGTCGCCCAGAAGGTGCAGATCTCCGGCCATCCGGAGGCATACCGCGATCATGAGGCCGATGCCAGGGTGCTGGCCAGCACCCTGACCGGCCAGACTCCGGCCGGGTTCACCTGCCTGGACCGGACCGGGGCCGACGGCGACGCGAAGGGACTCCGCTCGGCGCTGACCGTGACCTTCGGGTCGGCGGCGAAGGCCTCCGCGGAGGGGAAGGTCTTGACGATCACCGCCGAGTCGAAGGACGACGCGTGGGCGTACGGCTCCTTCGCGGTCGCGAACTCCGCCCAGTACGGCACTGTGCAGGTGGTGGTCGGCAACAAGCAGTGGAACACCAACGCCAAGAAGCTGCCGGATTGGGTGGCTGCCGAGGATCCCTTGTATCCCAAGCAGGTGAGGATCACCGTCCGCTGAGAAGCCGCGAGCACGAGCAACGAATCAAGATCAACCACCCGACCCAAACCAGAAGGACCACAGTCATGCGCATCCTCCTCGTCGGCGCGTCCGGCACCCTCGGCACCGCAGTCGCCGACGCGCTCCGCGTCGACGCCGAGCTGATCACCGCCTCCCGCCATGGAGACCATCCGGTTGACATCACGGATCCGGACAGCATCGCCGCTCTGCTCGAGAGCATCGGCACGGTCGATGCCATTGCCTGCAGCGCCGGAGTGACCCCGTTCAAGCCGCTGACCGAGCTCACCCGGGCCGACTATCTGGCCGGGCTGACCGACAAGCTCCTCGGCCAGATCGAGCTCGTCAGCCAAGGCATCGACCATCTCAGCGATGGCGGCAGCTTCACCCTGGTCAGCGGGGTGCTGGCCTACGATCCGATCGTCACCGGAGCGGTCGCCGCCACCGTCAACGGCGCCCTCGACGCGTTCGTCCGAGCAGCTGCCATCGAGCTGCCGCGCGGGTTGCGGATCAACGCGGTGAGCGCGACGGTCTTCGAAGAAGCTTGGGACGCGTACGCCGACTACTTCCCCGGCCACAAGCCCGTTGCCGTCGCTGAAGCCGGCCGAGCGTATGTGAAGTCGGTCCGCGGCCGCCAGACCGGCCAGATCTACCGCGTCGGCTACTGATCCGAACCTTCCCCGGCAGATCGTCCGATCTGGAATACCCTAGGGGGGTATAATGCTCAGGGTGGAGTGCGGCGAACAAGCCATGGCCGCCGAACGTCTCGACTGAGCTTGAGGACCAGATGAGCGACCACCAGCAGCACAGCAACCCCGACCACGTCACGCACGACGAGCACGCCGGCCACCAGCACCACGGTCAACCTGCCGATCAGGCGGGCCATCCCGCCGCCCCGACCGGGCAACCCACCCGTGGTGGGCACTCAGAGCACGGCGGGGACGCCGGTCATGGCGGTCATGGGGATCACGTCGGCCAGTTCCGCCGGTTGTTCTGGATCATGCTGGTGGTGGCGGTCCCGGTGATCGTGTTCTCGGGCATGTTCGCCATGCTGTTGGGCTATCAGCTGCCCGCTCCGTCATGGATCGGCTGGATCTCGCCGGTGCTCGGCACCGTCATGTATGCCTGGGGTGGGAAGCCGTTCCTGACCGGTGCGATAGGCGAGATCAAGGGTCGGCAGCCGGGGATGATGCTGTTGATCGCGCTGGCGATCACGGTCGCCTTCCTCGCCTCCTGGGGCGCCAGCCTCGGCGTGCTGCACCACGAGCTGGACTTCTGGTGGGAGCTGGCGCTGCTGATCGTGATCATGCTGCTCGGTCACTGGATCGAGATGCGATCCCTGGCCCAGACCACCTCCGCGCTCGACTCGCTGGCCGCGCTGTTGCCGGACGAGGCCGAACGGGTGAGCGGCGACGGCACCGAGCTGGTCGCACCCGCCGATCTCCGGCTCGGTGACGTGGTCGTGGTCCGGCCAGGTGGCCGGGTCCCGGCCGACGGCAGCATCCGGTCCGGCTCGGCCAGCATGGACGAGTCGATGATCACCGGCGAGTCGAAGCCGGTCCACCGCGGCGAAGGCGACCCGGTCGTCGCCGGCACTGTCGCGACCGACTCCGGACTACGGGTGGAGATCACCGCCGTCGGCGAGGACACCGCCCTGGCCGGCATCCGACGGCTGGTCAGCGACGCGCAGAGTTCCTCCTCTCGGGCGCAGCGGATCGCCGACCGGGCCGCGGCGTTGCTGTTCTGGTTCGCACTGGGCGCCGGCGCGATCACAGCGATCGTATGGACCCTGGTCGGGCTGCCCGACGAGGGTGTGGTCCGCACCATCACAGTGCTGGTGATCGCCTGCCCGCACGCTCTGGGTCTGGCCATTCCACTGGTGGTCTCGATCGCCACCGAGCGCGCCGCCCGCGGCGGCGTCCTGGTCAAGGACCGGCTCGCGCTGGAATCGATGCGGACCGTCGACACGGTGCTGTTCGACAAGACCGGCACGCTCACCAAGGGCCAACCCACGGTGACCGCGATCGAGCCGATCCCCGGCGGGGAGTGGAGTGCAGGTGAGGTGCTGCGGCTGGCGGCGAGCGCCGAAGCCGACTCCGAGCACCCACTGGCCAAGGCCATCGTGGGCGCCGCCGGGCAGCGCGACCTGGGCCTCAGCCCGGCCAACGACTTCAGCTCCTCCCCTGCTGTGGGTGTCACCGCGACCGTCGACGGCCATCGGGTTCACGTCGGTGGACCGAATCTGCTGCAGGAGCAGGGGGCCGACGAACTGCCGATCGCCGACCAGTGGCGTACCGACGGTGCGATCATCCTGCATGTGCTGGTCGACGACCGGGTGGCCGGTGCACTCCGGCTGGCCGATGAGATCCGCAGCGAGTCCCGGCAGTCCGTCGCAGCGCTGCACGAGCGCAACGTCCAGGTGGTGATGATCACCGGCGACGCCGAGGCCGTCGCCGCATCGGTGGCGGCCGAGCTGGGCATCAACCGCTACTTCGCCGGCGTACGTCCAGAGGACAAGGCGGGCAAGGTCCAGCAGCTCCAGCACGAAGGCCGGCGGGTGGCCATGGTCGGGGACGGCGTCAACGACGCACCTGCACTGGCGCAGGCCGATGTCGGGATTGCGATCGGTGCCGGCACTGACGTGGCGATCGCCTCCGCCGGGGTGATCCTGGCCAGCGACAACCCGCGGTCGGTGCTCTCGGTGATCGAGTTGTCCAAGGCCAGCTACCGCAAGATGAAGCAGAACCTGTGGTGGGCGGCCGGCTACAACCTGATCTCGGTCCCGCTTGCCGCTGGGGTCTTGGCTCCGATCGGATTCGTGCTGCCCATGTCAGTCGGGGCGATACTCATGTCGCTGTCCACGATCGTCGTCGCCGCCAACGCCCAGCTGCTGCGCAGGCTGGACCTTCGGCCCGACACGATCGTGCCGGACCGGCACCGACCAACAGCCCCACCCGGCGTACGCGCCCTGAGATCGACGAGGCGTCCCCAGCGATGACCCGCTGCCACCTCTGGGTCGAGCATGACGACCTTGTCGGATACCCCATAGGGGTATAAGGTAGAGATACCCCCGAGGGGTACGAGAGACATTTGCCAGAAGGGAACGATCAAGCGATGAGCACGAGCGAGTACCAGGTGACCGGCATGAGCTGCGGGCACTGCGAGATGTCGATCCGGGAAGAGGTTGGCCAGCTGATCGGCGTACAGCGGATCGAGGTCAGCGCGGCCACCGGCACCCTGGTGGTGACCAGTTCGGAGCCGTTGTCCGACGCTGCCGTCTACGGGGCGGTCGAGGAGGCCGGATATTCAGCAGTGCGAGTGGCATGAACGCCGCCGGACGCCTCGGTGTCTACGGCGCCACTCTGGTGCTGATCTTCGGCGGCGCGTTCGCCGCCGGCTCGGCGTTCGTTCCGGACGCGACGGTCGCGGCCCGGCAGCAGCCGGCCCCATCCGGTCACGAGTCAACACAGCATGAGTCAACAGAGGCGGATAACGGCGGCGGTGGGGAGCATTCCGCCGGCCAAGCCGAGACCGCAACACTCCGGGGACTGTCGCTGGTCCAGGACGACCTCGTCCTCGGCCCGGTGACCACGCCGACGAAGGTCGGGAAGGCCGGTGAGCTGTCTTTCACCGTCCTCGGTGCCGACGACAAGCCGTTCACCGACTTCGCCGTATCGCACGAGAAGGAATTGCACCTGATCGTGGTTCGCAGCGACGGGCAGCGTTTCGAGCACGTGCACCCCACGATGGATCCGCAGACGGGGACCTGGTCGGTGCCGTGGACCTGGACCGAGGCGGGGACGTACCGGGTGTTCACCGACTTCGTACCCAACGGTGAGAACGCTCCGAATGTCACGCTGACCCGCACCGTCGAGGTGGCCGGCGACGTGACGCCGCGACCAGCGACCGCGGTGCAGCGTACCGACACCGTCGGCGGCTACCAGGTGAGCCTCAGCGGCGACCTGGCCGCCGGGGAGTCACGCCAGCTGACCCTCGAGGTCACCCGGAACGGCCGGCCGGTCACCACGCTGCAGCCCTACCTGGGAGCCTTCGGGCACCTGGTCGCGCTGCGGGAGGGCGACCTGGCCTTCCTGCACGTGCATGCCGAAGGCGAGGACCCGGCGCCGGGGGCGACTGCCGGCCCGGCGATCTCCTTCGCCGCCGAGGCTCCGACGGCCGGACGCTATCTGCTCTACCTGGATTTCCAGGTCGACGGCACCGTGCACACCGCGTCGTTCGTGCTCGACGCCAGCAACCACAACTGAGCAACCACCAAGCAGGGAGAGGCGAGCATGGATGACCGAGTCGGCGGCTGAAGTCCAGCAGCTGGGGTCGAGCTATGAGCTGGAGATCGGCGGCATGACGTGCGCGTCGTGCGCGAACCGGATCGAACGGAAGCTGAACAAGCTGGACGGTGTGACCGCTTCGGTCAACTACGCCACCGAGAAGGCGAAGGTCGAGGTCCCGGCCGGTTACGATCCGGCGCTGCTCATCACCGAGGTCGAGAAGACCGGCTACACCGCCACCCTGCCAGCCCCCAAGAAGGTCTCGACAACCTCGGCCGGGGCGATCGGCACTGGCGAGGATGAGGTCGATCACGAGCTGGTGTCGCTGCGGAACCGGCTGATCGGGTCGGTCGTGCTGGCGGTGCCCGTCATCGTGCTGGCGATGCTTCCCGCACTGCAGTTCACCTACTGGCAGTGGGCCTCACTCGCCCTGGCCGCACCGGTGATCGTCTGGGGCGCCTGGCCGTTCCACAAGGCGGCCTGGACCAACCTGCGCCATGGCGCAGCGACCATGGACACCTTGATCTCGCTGGGCACCACGGCGGCGTTCCTGTGGTCGCTGTATGCGCTGTTCTTCGGCACTGCCGGCGAACCGGGCATGACCCACCCCTTCGAGTTGACCGTCGCCCCCAGCGACGGTGCCGCCAACATCTACCTCGAGGTCGCGGCCGGGGTGACCATGTTCATCCTGGCGGGCCGCTATTTCGAGAAGCGGTCCAAACGGCAGGCGGGGGCCGCCCTGCGGGCCCTGCTGGAACTCGGCGCCAAGGAGGTCGCCGTCCTGCGGGGCGGCGTGGAGACGCTGATCGGAGTCGAGGACCTGAGAGTGGGCGACGAGTTCATCGTCCGGCCCGGCGAGAAGATCGCCACCGACGGAGTGATCGTGACCGGTACGTCGGCGGTCGACGCCTCGATGCTGACCGGGGAGTCGGTGCCGGTCGAGGTCGGTGTCGGCGACACCGTCACCGGTGCGACGGTCAACGCCGGTGGCCGGCTGGTGGTCCGCGCCACTCGGGTCGGCGCCGACACCCAGCTGGCGCAGATGGCGAAGCTGGTCGAGGACGCGCAGTCGGGCAAGGCCGAGGTGCAGCGACTTGCCGACCGGATCTCCGGGGTGTTCGTGCCGATCGTGATCGCGATTGCGGTTGGCACACTCGGCGTGTGGTTGGGTGCCGGGTTCGGCACGACGGCCGCGTTCACGGCCGCGGTGGCGGTGCTGATCATCGCCTGCCCCTGCGCGTTGGGTCTGGCTACGCCGACCGCGCTGCTGGTCGGCACCGGTCGCGGCGCGCAACTCGGCATCTTGATCAAGGGCCCCGAGGTGCTGGAGTCGACCCGAAAGATCGACACCGTCGTACTCGACAAGACCGGCACGGTGACCAGCGGCAAGATGACCCTGGTCGAGGTGCACACCGCCCCTGACACCGATCGAAGCGAGCTGCTACGGCTTGCCGGAGCGTTGGAGAACGCCTCCGAGCACCCGATTGCCAAGGCCATCGTGAAGGGGGCGGTCGAGGAGGTCGGGGCGCTGCCCACACCGGAGGACTTCGCCAACGTCGAAGGCAAGGGTGTGCAGGGCATCGTCGACGGGCACGCCGTGCTGGTCGGCCGGGAGACGTTGCTGGCCGAGTGGTCGCAGCAGCTGCCCGACGACCTGGCCGCGGCCAAGGCCGCCGCCGAGAGCGAGGGCAAGACGGCGGTCGCGGTCGGCTGGGACGGTCAGGCTCGCGGGGTGCTGGTGGTCGCGGACGCCGTCAAACCGACCAGTACGCAGGCCGTCGCCCAGCTGAAGGGCCTGGGGCTGACCCCGATCCTGCTGACCGGTGACAACGAGACGGTGGCTCGGCAGATCGCCGCCGAGGTCGGCATCGACCGGGTCATCGCCGAGGTGCTGCCCGCAGGCAAGGTCGAGGTCGTGTCCCGGCTGCAGGCTGAGGGCAAGGTCGTGGCCATGGTCGGCGACGGCGTCAACGACGCCCCCGCCCTGGCCCAAGCCGATCTCGGTCTGGCGATGGGCAGCGGCACCGATGTGGCGATCGAGGCCTCCGACATCACCCTGGTCCGCGGTGATCTGCGCGCGGCCGCCGACGCGATTCGGCTGTCTCGCAGGACCCTGGGCACCATCAAGACCAATCTGTTCTGGGCGTTCGCGTACAACGTCGCCGCGATCCCGCTCGCCGCACTCGGTCTGCTGAACCCGATGCTGGCCGGTGCCGCGATGGCGTTCTCCAGCGTCTTCGTGGTCGGCAACAGCCTGCGACTGCGCAGCTTCCGGTCCAACGCCACGAACTGATTTTCAG from Microlunatus phosphovorus NM-1 includes:
- a CDS encoding DUF3117 domain-containing protein, which encodes MAAMKPRTGDGPMEVTKEGRGIVMRVPLEGGGRLVVELNADEAAELAGALQEVVG
- a CDS encoding enoyl-CoA hydratase/isomerase family protein, whose product is MPGDSVLVERLGGVGLVRLNRPDALNALDLATKQLLLTSLQDLAADRGIRCVVLTGSGRAFCVGQDLREHAVDLEQAGADEVLSTVAEHYNPIATLLHTMDKPVIAAVNGIAAGAGASLAFLADYRIVAESAGFNLAFAQIGLSCDTGCSWTLPRLVGPTVAFRLLYLGGTISAEESLRLGIASEVVPDTEFDDRATELAARLAAGPTQAYAAIRQALAYAASNTLTDALAREAELMQRTGATPDHRRAVDAFLAKQPPTFTGQRS
- a CDS encoding SRPBCC family protein yields the protein MSLELRVSHGIPAPPAAVWDVLVDWIGQRRWIPVTTVRVVGERTSGLGVRCDALSGWWLGRFPAGLLDRFIVTAWRPPTAAEPGLLEVLHLGPYFTGPGAFELVPAAHGTEVRCTEIVDVVGGRVVTRLAGLLTPVMRAGFLSSLRALGRLSCADR
- a CDS encoding DivIVA domain-containing protein; its protein translation is MEWFIAVVVVAALGVAAIVAAGGLGSMPAEPTRDVFRQDLPIDRDLTGEDLRRLRFGVAVRGYAMSQVDDVLDRLSGEVAERDRRIADLEALLVEHGIEYQSDKASGDEGPAGDGSTHQVPPGTEPGGEPKVEYLR
- a CDS encoding LOG family protein; the protein is MSEEIPITRGKRRVRSFQGPVLRTDDQVPGTTTDQRLLDSRGPTDWVHTDPWRVMRIQTEFVEGFGTLAELGPAISVFGSARTAPDHWSYAAAVELGRQLAQSGFTVITGGGPGIMEAANKGAAEAGGRSVGLGIELPFEQGLNDYVNLGINFRYFFARKTMFVKYAQGFVVLPGGFGTFDELFEALTLVQTRKVTSFPVVLFGSHYWQGLVDWIRDSVLDYGCISEPDAQLMQVTDDVDEAVAIMRASRDPR
- the dapE gene encoding succinyl-diaminopimelate desuccinylase, producing the protein MPEPLLETPVLDLTSDPVELLATLIDIESVSGTERRIADTVDQALRAYGHLEVIRDGNVVIARTHLGRAGRVVIAGHLDTVPIASNVPHWREGAGADLEIWGRGACDMKGGVAVQLVCAAALTAPQRDLTWIFYDNEEVEAELNGLGRIGRERPELLTGDFAVLCEPTSAQIEGGCQGTMRLACELTGRAAHSARAWMGHNAIHDAGALLHLLADHVPAQVEVDGLTYREGLNAVSISGGIAGNVIPDRCRVEINYRFAPDKSAAEAEAYVRDVLPGFELTVTDVAIGARPGLDQPAAAEFLAAVGAEASAKFGWTDVARFAEMGIPAVNFGPGNPSKAHADDEFCPAAEVYRCRDALLAWLG
- the dapD gene encoding 2,3,4,5-tetrahydropyridine-2,6-dicarboxylate N-succinyltransferase, whose product is MSAPAPTVNPADSTPTETRSAAGWGVVTVHASGALDAWFPEPRLGSDPGELPVGIDQLIGSDPLREVRTELTSITIDLDAPPADTVDAYLRLHLLSHRLVQPRSINLDGVFGALPNVVWTSAGPCAVAGFESVRLGLRAKHGQVTVYGVDKFPRMVDYVLPSGVRIADADRVRLGAHLAAGTTVMHEGFVNFNAGTLGTSMVEGRISAGVIVGADSDIGGGASIMGTLSGGGKQQISVGERCLLGANAGIGISLGDDCIVEAGLYVTAATKVSLPGGQVVKAAELSGQSGLLYIRNSVSGAIEVRRRAGQAVELNAVLHAN
- a CDS encoding short chain dehydrogenase, yielding MRILLVGASGTLGTAVADALRVDAELITASRHGDHPVDITDPDSIAALLESIGTVDAIACSAGVTPFKPLTELTRADYLAGLTDKLLGQIELVSQGIDHLSDGGSFTLVSGVLAYDPIVTGAVAATVNGALDAFVRAAAIELPRGLRINAVSATVFEEAWDAYADYFPGHKPVAVAEAGRAYVKSVRGRQTGQIYRVGY
- a CDS encoding heavy metal translocating P-type ATPase, with protein sequence MSDHQQHSNPDHVTHDEHAGHQHHGQPADQAGHPAAPTGQPTRGGHSEHGGDAGHGGHGDHVGQFRRLFWIMLVVAVPVIVFSGMFAMLLGYQLPAPSWIGWISPVLGTVMYAWGGKPFLTGAIGEIKGRQPGMMLLIALAITVAFLASWGASLGVLHHELDFWWELALLIVIMLLGHWIEMRSLAQTTSALDSLAALLPDEAERVSGDGTELVAPADLRLGDVVVVRPGGRVPADGSIRSGSASMDESMITGESKPVHRGEGDPVVAGTVATDSGLRVEITAVGEDTALAGIRRLVSDAQSSSSRAQRIADRAAALLFWFALGAGAITAIVWTLVGLPDEGVVRTITVLVIACPHALGLAIPLVVSIATERAARGGVLVKDRLALESMRTVDTVLFDKTGTLTKGQPTVTAIEPIPGGEWSAGEVLRLAASAEADSEHPLAKAIVGAAGQRDLGLSPANDFSSSPAVGVTATVDGHRVHVGGPNLLQEQGADELPIADQWRTDGAIILHVLVDDRVAGALRLADEIRSESRQSVAALHERNVQVVMITGDAEAVAASVAAELGINRYFAGVRPEDKAGKVQQLQHEGRRVAMVGDGVNDAPALAQADVGIAIGAGTDVAIASAGVILASDNPRSVLSVIELSKASYRKMKQNLWWAAGYNLISVPLAAGVLAPIGFVLPMSVGAILMSLSTIVVAANAQLLRRLDLRPDTIVPDRHRPTAPPGVRALRSTRRPQR
- a CDS encoding heavy-metal-associated domain-containing protein — protein: MSTSEYQVTGMSCGHCEMSIREEVGQLIGVQRIEVSAATGTLVVTSSEPLSDAAVYGAVEEAGYSAVRVA